Proteins from one Streptomyces sp. NBC_00289 genomic window:
- a CDS encoding GNAT family N-acetyltransferase: MDFSVKPVLTGERTVLRPFTEDDADGIRTILEDPEVIRFTFEPSTDLTPERLRAWYGSRSAQTDRLDLAVTDRVTGELVGEVVLHEWDPDARSCTFRTLIGPRGRGRGFGTEATRLIVGYGFEELGLHRVQLEAYRHNHRALRVYEKVGFVTEGVRRETQVRDGEWVDEVLMAILDHEWPGVSSTAG, from the coding sequence ATGGACTTCTCCGTGAAACCCGTGCTCACAGGCGAGCGGACCGTGCTGCGGCCGTTCACCGAGGACGACGCCGACGGCATCCGGACGATCCTCGAGGACCCGGAGGTCATCCGTTTCACCTTCGAGCCGTCCACGGACCTGACGCCGGAACGGCTGCGTGCCTGGTACGGCTCACGGTCCGCCCAGACCGACCGGCTCGACCTCGCCGTCACCGACCGCGTCACCGGTGAACTCGTCGGCGAGGTCGTCCTTCACGAGTGGGACCCCGACGCGCGCAGTTGCACCTTCCGCACGCTGATCGGGCCGCGCGGCCGGGGCCGGGGGTTCGGCACCGAGGCGACCCGGCTCATCGTCGGGTACGGCTTCGAGGAACTCGGCCTGCACCGCGTTCAGTTGGAGGCCTACCGGCACAACCACCGCGCCCTGCGGGTGTACGAGAAGGTCGGGTTCGTCACCGAGGGAGTCCGCCGGGAGACGCAGGTGCGCGACGGTGAGTGGGTCGACGAGGTGCTGATGGCGATCCTCGACCACGAGTGGCCCGGCGTCAGCTCCACGGCTGGATGA
- a CDS encoding helix-turn-helix transcriptional regulator, with translation MTDRRLWSYKEIAAHIRVQPDTVRSYRKHGLLPAPDHVEGGKPYWYADTVRAWVASRPGNRGRRED, from the coding sequence ATGACCGACCGAAGGCTCTGGTCGTACAAGGAGATCGCGGCGCACATCCGGGTGCAGCCGGACACCGTGCGGTCCTACCGCAAGCACGGTCTCCTTCCGGCACCCGACCACGTGGAGGGCGGCAAGCCCTACTGGTATGCGGACACCGTGCGGGCGTGGGTGGCGTCCCGGCCGGGAAACCGCGGCAGACGCGAGGACTGA
- a CDS encoding helix-turn-helix domain-containing protein produces the protein MDRPRRRLEAPIGAATLLLGFDQPVRVSRAGRPPATLVSVFSGPTTTAAVGEHGGRLSGIEVLLMPWAGFTLFGTPQYELANRAVDPDELPHALGSRRAGGRLRSIGELSAALAALSDWADRFALLDDVFARWSEAGTPSSARVVRAWSELVRTGGAMPVRQLADEVGWSVRHLENRFREQIGLGPKAAARVLRLQRARRLLADGRGQAETAAACGFYDQAHLSGEFRAMTGCTPREFTAAHRLADATPAADRMTGEATSLVLASGRSAVFSKTGRVSTMQAVRPAS, from the coding sequence ATGGACCGGCCGCGGCGCAGGCTCGAGGCGCCCATCGGCGCGGCCACCCTGCTGCTCGGCTTCGACCAGCCGGTACGCGTATCGCGCGCGGGCCGGCCTCCGGCCACGCTCGTGTCGGTCTTCTCCGGGCCGACCACGACGGCCGCCGTCGGCGAGCACGGGGGGCGGCTGTCGGGCATCGAGGTGCTGCTCATGCCGTGGGCCGGGTTCACCCTCTTCGGCACCCCCCAGTACGAACTCGCCAACCGCGCCGTCGACCCCGACGAGCTGCCGCACGCCCTGGGCTCCCGGCGGGCCGGCGGGCGGCTGCGCAGCATCGGCGAACTCTCCGCCGCGCTCGCCGCGTTGTCCGACTGGGCGGACCGGTTCGCGCTGCTGGACGACGTGTTCGCGCGCTGGTCCGAGGCCGGCACCCCGAGTTCGGCGCGGGTGGTGCGGGCCTGGTCGGAGCTGGTGCGCACCGGCGGCGCGATGCCCGTACGACAGCTCGCCGACGAGGTCGGCTGGAGCGTACGACACCTGGAGAACCGTTTCCGGGAGCAGATCGGGCTGGGCCCGAAAGCCGCGGCGCGGGTGCTGCGGCTGCAGCGGGCCCGGCGGCTGCTGGCGGACGGACGGGGGCAGGCGGAGACGGCGGCGGCCTGCGGTTTCTACGATCAGGCGCACCTGAGCGGCGAGTTCAGGGCGATGACCGGGTGCACGCCGCGCGAGTTCACGGCGGCCCACCGGTTGGCGGACGCGACACCCGCGGCGGACCGGATGACAGGTGAGGCGACGAGCCTGGTTCTCGCCTCCGGCAGAAGCGCGGTTTTTTCCAAGACCGGCAGGGTCAGCACCATGCAGGCTGTGCGTCCGGCCAGTTGA
- a CDS encoding sugar phosphate isomerase/epimerase family protein: MTSLSPQSSLSRIRVGSAPDSWGVWFPDDPQQVPWQRFLDEVAASGYEWIELGPYGYLPSDPAVLAEETAKRGLKVSAGTVFTGLHHGPSVWDKTWAHVADIAALTQAMGASHLVVIPSFWRDDKTGEVLEPDTLTPEQWRNLTSQTERLGHEVRERYGLEIVVHPHADTHIDSEENVVRFLDGTDSSLVSLCLDTGHYAYCGGDSVKLIETYGERIGYLHLKQVDPQILADVRADEVPFGPAVARGVMCEPPSGVPALGPVLEAAQRLDVDLFAIVEQDMYPCEPDKPLPIAQRTRAFLRSCGA, from the coding sequence ATGACGTCGTTGTCGCCTCAGTCCTCACTGTCCCGCATCCGGGTCGGATCGGCCCCCGACTCCTGGGGCGTCTGGTTCCCGGACGACCCGCAGCAGGTTCCCTGGCAGCGCTTCCTCGACGAGGTCGCCGCCTCCGGCTACGAATGGATCGAACTGGGCCCCTACGGGTACCTGCCGAGCGATCCGGCCGTGCTCGCCGAGGAGACGGCGAAACGTGGCCTGAAGGTGTCTGCCGGCACGGTCTTCACCGGCCTGCACCACGGCCCGTCCGTCTGGGACAAGACATGGGCCCACGTCGCGGACATCGCCGCGCTCACCCAGGCGATGGGCGCCTCCCACCTGGTGGTCATCCCGTCCTTCTGGCGTGACGACAAGACGGGCGAGGTGCTGGAGCCGGACACGCTCACCCCCGAGCAGTGGCGGAACCTGACCTCGCAGACCGAGCGGCTCGGACACGAGGTGCGCGAGCGGTACGGGCTGGAGATCGTCGTCCACCCGCACGCCGACACGCACATCGACAGCGAGGAGAACGTCGTCCGCTTCCTCGACGGAACGGACTCCTCGCTGGTCTCCCTCTGCCTGGACACCGGGCACTACGCGTACTGCGGCGGCGACAGCGTCAAGCTCATCGAGACCTACGGCGAGCGGATCGGCTACCTGCACCTCAAGCAGGTGGACCCCCAGATCCTGGCGGACGTACGGGCCGACGAGGTGCCGTTCGGGCCGGCGGTCGCGCGCGGTGTGATGTGCGAGCCGCCGTCCGGAGTGCCCGCCCTGGGGCCGGTTCTGGAGGCGGCACAGCGGCTCGACGTCGACCTGTTCGCGATCGTCGAGCAGGACATGTACCCGTGCGAGCCGGACAAGCCGCTGCCCATCGCCCAGCGGACGCGGGCGTTCCTCAGGTCCTGCGGGGCGTAG
- the iolC gene encoding 5-dehydro-2-deoxygluconokinase: MAYDLITMGRIGVDLYPLQTGVPLPQVTSFGKFLGGSATNVAVAAARLGRRTAVITRTGDDPFGTYLHEALRDFGVDDRWVTPVPGLPTPVTFCEVFPPDDFPLYFYRRPKAPDLEIDAHELDLDGIREARIFWVTGTGLSEEPSRTATLAALAHRARAGTTVFDLDWRPMFWPAPDEARPFYAEALKHTTVAVGNLDEVEIATGVREPHAAARALLDAGVELAVVKQGPKGVLAVNSKGESAEVPPLPVNVLNGLGAGDAFGGSLCHGLLEGWDLETIMRHANAAGAIVASRLECSSAMPTPAEVEAALTAGAVR, encoded by the coding sequence ATGGCGTACGACCTGATCACCATGGGGCGGATCGGAGTGGACCTCTATCCGTTGCAGACGGGCGTTCCGCTGCCGCAGGTGACGTCCTTCGGCAAGTTCCTCGGCGGATCGGCGACGAACGTCGCGGTGGCCGCGGCCCGGCTGGGACGGCGTACCGCGGTGATCACACGTACCGGCGACGACCCCTTCGGGACCTACCTCCACGAGGCCCTGCGGGACTTCGGCGTCGACGACCGCTGGGTCACCCCGGTCCCCGGACTGCCCACCCCGGTCACCTTCTGCGAGGTCTTCCCGCCGGACGACTTCCCGCTGTACTTCTACCGGCGGCCGAAGGCCCCCGACCTGGAGATCGACGCCCACGAGCTCGACCTCGACGGCATCCGCGAGGCCCGGATCTTCTGGGTCACGGGCACCGGCCTGAGCGAGGAGCCCAGCCGTACGGCGACCCTCGCCGCCCTCGCCCACCGGGCCAGGGCCGGCACGACGGTCTTCGACCTCGACTGGCGCCCCATGTTCTGGCCCGCCCCGGACGAGGCCCGTCCCTTCTACGCCGAGGCGCTGAAGCACACCACCGTGGCCGTCGGCAACCTCGACGAGGTGGAGATCGCCACCGGGGTGCGCGAGCCGCACGCCGCCGCCCGGGCGCTGCTGGACGCGGGAGTCGAACTCGCCGTCGTCAAGCAGGGCCCGAAGGGTGTCCTCGCCGTCAACAGCAAGGGCGAGTCGGCCGAGGTCCCGCCCCTCCCGGTGAACGTCCTCAACGGCCTCGGCGCGGGCGACGCCTTCGGCGGCTCCCTCTGCCACGGCCTGCTGGAGGGCTGGGACCTGGAGACGATCATGCGGCACGCCAACGCGGCCGGCGCCATCGTCGCCTCCCGCCTCGAGTGCTCGTCCGCCATGCCCACTCCCGCCGAGGTCGAGGCGGCGCTCACGGCAGGGGCCGTACGGTGA
- a CDS encoding deoxyribose-phosphate aldolase, whose amino-acid sequence MTVDVSALVRTRTQHPEAIAEAAARRARRPLLGDSGRLMIVAADHPARGALGVGDRKFAMANRADLLERLCLALSRPGVDGVLATADILDDLLLLGALEHKVVMGSMNRGGLQGASFELDDRFTGHRPEDIQRLGFDAGKLLLRVDYDDPGSLTTLESTARAIDDMAARRLPVFVEPFISARNSEGRLRNDLSAEAVTKSIAIASGLGGSSAYTWLKVPVTDNPDDMAEVMETSTLPAVLLGGEVGGSPEDQAGAYEKWRGALQLPTVQGLVVGRSLLYPADGDVVAAVDTAVGLL is encoded by the coding sequence GTGACCGTCGACGTATCGGCCCTGGTCCGTACCCGCACCCAGCACCCCGAGGCGATCGCCGAGGCGGCCGCCCGCCGGGCCCGCAGGCCGCTCCTCGGCGACTCCGGCCGGCTGATGATCGTCGCCGCCGACCACCCGGCCCGCGGCGCGCTCGGCGTCGGTGACCGCAAGTTCGCCATGGCCAACCGCGCCGACCTGCTGGAGCGCCTCTGCCTCGCGCTGTCCCGCCCCGGCGTCGACGGCGTCCTCGCCACCGCCGACATACTCGACGACCTGCTGCTGCTCGGCGCCCTCGAACACAAGGTCGTCATGGGCTCGATGAACCGCGGCGGCCTCCAGGGTGCCTCCTTCGAACTCGACGACCGTTTCACCGGCCACCGCCCCGAGGACATCCAGCGCCTCGGGTTCGACGCCGGCAAGCTGCTGCTGCGCGTCGACTACGACGACCCGGGCTCCCTCACCACCCTGGAGTCCACCGCCCGCGCCATCGACGACATGGCCGCCCGTCGGCTCCCCGTCTTCGTCGAGCCGTTCATCAGCGCCCGGAACTCCGAGGGCAGACTCCGTAACGACCTGAGCGCCGAGGCCGTCACCAAGTCGATCGCCATCGCCTCGGGCCTGGGCGGCAGCTCCGCCTACACCTGGCTAAAGGTCCCGGTCACCGACAACCCCGACGACATGGCCGAGGTCATGGAGACCTCGACGCTGCCCGCCGTGCTGCTCGGCGGCGAGGTGGGCGGCTCACCCGAGGACCAGGCCGGCGCGTACGAGAAGTGGCGCGGCGCGCTCCAACTGCCCACCGTGCAGGGCTTGGTGGTGGGCCGTTCGCTGCTGTACCCGGCCGACGGCGACGTGGTCGCGGCCGTGGACACCGCCGTAGGACTGCTGTGA
- the iolB gene encoding 5-deoxy-glucuronate isomerase — protein MTNTEPHSPTGGELYVPKGAAANARYTVDIDPKLAGWTHSSLRIVELEAGGTHTFTTGESEWIVLPLHGGCTVQTGTDEFQLLGRESVFASVTDFAYVPRDARVQIASGAGGRFALAGAKCERRLPARYGPAPEVPTEVRGSGTCTRHVRNFASADAFDCDKLIAVEVITPGGNWSSYPPHKHDEHRPGEEAELEEIYYFEIDGPNGFGYQRVFPSREGGSDVLAEVRSGDAVLVPDGWHGPSIAQPGHAMYYLNVMAGPGGTREWRICFHPDHTEGYR, from the coding sequence ATGACGAACACAGAGCCGCATTCCCCGACGGGCGGTGAGCTGTACGTGCCGAAAGGCGCCGCCGCGAACGCCCGGTACACCGTCGACATCGACCCCAAGCTGGCCGGCTGGACCCACAGCAGCCTGCGGATCGTCGAACTCGAGGCCGGTGGCACGCACACCTTCACCACCGGCGAGAGCGAGTGGATCGTGCTTCCGCTGCACGGCGGATGTACCGTGCAGACCGGTACCGATGAGTTCCAACTCCTGGGCAGGGAGAGCGTGTTCGCGTCGGTCACCGACTTCGCGTACGTGCCCCGAGACGCCCGGGTCCAGATCGCCTCCGGCGCGGGAGGCCGCTTCGCCCTGGCAGGAGCGAAGTGCGAGCGACGACTCCCCGCTCGCTACGGCCCCGCGCCGGAGGTTCCGACGGAGGTGCGCGGCAGCGGGACCTGCACGCGCCACGTCCGCAACTTCGCCTCCGCCGACGCCTTCGACTGCGACAAGCTCATCGCCGTCGAGGTGATCACGCCCGGCGGCAACTGGTCCTCGTACCCGCCGCACAAGCACGACGAGCACCGGCCGGGCGAGGAGGCGGAGCTGGAGGAGATCTACTACTTCGAGATCGACGGTCCGAACGGTTTCGGCTATCAGCGCGTATTCCCCTCCCGTGAGGGCGGATCGGACGTCCTCGCGGAGGTCCGCTCCGGCGACGCCGTCCTCGTCCCCGACGGATGGCACGGCCCGTCCATCGCCCAGCCAGGCCACGCCATGTACTACCTCAACGTCATGGCCGGCCCGGGCGGGACACGGGAGTGGCGGATCTGCTTCCACCCGGACCATACGGAGGGTTACCGATGA